Within the Deinococcus ruber genome, the region CGTGCCGCAGGCGACCCGCCGGGCACTGGCACGGCTGCATGCGCTGGACGTGAAAATCGCCATCATCACCGGGCGCGACGTGCCGCCCGACGACGTGCTGGACGCGGCCCGGCCCACCGCTGTCGCCACCAACAACGGCGGGCGCATCCTGCTGAACGGCGAACTGCACCGCGAGGCCCGCTTCGATGAAGCCGACCTGCGGGCAGTGCTGGCGCATGGCCTGGACGACGCCCGCGTGATCGTCTTCACCGTCGATCAGGTGTATGTGGACATTCCGCCGAATACGCCCGCGCCGCACTGGCTGGCCCACCGCGCTCACGCCCCGCTGTCCGAGGCTCCGATGGGGAGCGTGCTGAAAGTGGGCTTCTATCACCCCGACATTCGCGGCTGGCGCGACGCGTTGGAGCAGTCACATCCGCATCTGGTGATGACCGGAGCGCAGCCGCCCTACACCGAATTTCTGACGGTCACACCCAGCGGGGCCGACAAGGGCGCGGCGTTGGTGGCGATTGCCGAGGCGCTGAACATCGAACTCAGCAACACCATCGCCTTTGGAGACAGCGACAACGACGTGGCGATGCTGGAACTGGCGGGCCATGCGGTGCAGCTCGGACACCTGCCGCTGCTGCACCCGCACGCCGATGAAGTACTGGACGGGCCGGAAGCGCTCGGTGCGTATCTGGACGGACTGGCTGAACAGCTTGAGCAAGCAGAGCTGAGCGCTCAGCACTGAATTCCGGTCTCGCTGCCTGGACAAGGTCAGCCAGTCGGCGGCTCACAGCTCACGGCTGATAGCTGCGTCTCGCACTCTCCCCTGCTCCAGATGCAGATGGTCGGTCAGGCCCGGCGGCGCGTCTTCGGCGCGGTGGGCAATCACCAGCAGATGCGTACCCGCCGCCCGCACGTCGTCCAGCAGGGCCAGCACCGCCGCCTGCGAAGCCGCGTCCAGAAAGTCCAGCGGTTCATCGAGCAGCAGCAGCGTGGGCGCGTGCAACACGGCGCGGGCCAGTAGCAGCCGTTTGAGCTGCCCCTGGCTGAGCGTGTCGGCGCTGCGCGTCAGCAGGTCGGTCACCTCCAGCCGCGCTGCCAGTTCGTGAACGCGCACGGTCTGAGCGGGCGTCAGGGTGGGCGCAAAGCCCTCGCTGCCGCTGTAGCCCGACGCGATCACCGAAAAGCCGCTCCACTCGCGCCGCTGCCGGATCGCCAGTTCCGCGCCCACCACCCCGATAGCGCGTCGCCGCTCGCTCAGCAGATCGCGCCGCAGGAAAGGACGGGTGACGCGGCCCCCCAGCGCAGGAAAGAATTCTCCGGCGATCAGGCGGGCCAGCGTCGATTTTCCGGCCCCGTTGTCGCCTGTAATCAGCCAGTGCTGACCCTGCCGCCACGTCCAGCTGATCGGCCCCAGCGCAAGGTGACCGTTGCGGTACACGGTGGCCTGCTCCAGCGTGACGAGTGCGGGGGCATGGATGGGTGATACGGGATGGGTGACGAGTCGCGGAGCCGTGCGGGTGGAGACCGTGGGCGGAGCCTCGTGGCGCACGGTGCCGCCGCCGATGTGCAGGTGTTTCCAGTTCAGGGCCGGGGCTTCCTCGGGGCGGTGGGTCGCCAGCAGCAGCGCCACGCCCTCGCCCGCCACCGCTTCCAGCACGCCGCGCAACTCGGCCCGCGCTTCCACGCTCAGCCCGTCGGTGAATTCGTCGAGCAGCAGCGCTTTCGGGCGACTCATCAGGGCGCGGGCCAGCAGCACCCGCCGCCGCTGCCCGTGCGACAGCGTGCGGAAATCCTGCTCCAGCCAGCCGCCGACGCCCGTGAGCCGCGAGACTTCCGAAACCCGTGCCAGCGCGTCTGCATCTGCTTCCCACAGGCGCAGCATGTCGCCCTCGATGCCCGCTAACAGCACGTCCTGCACCGTCTGCGCCCAGTCGCGGGTCAGAAACCACGCCTCCTGCGCCGGGCTGACCAGTGCGAAGGCCCGCAGCGCCCGCACTGCCGACGTTCGCCACGCCCCGTCCAGAAAATACCGCCGCGTGCCCGCCGTGGGAGACAGATCGCCGCGCAGCAGGCCCAGCAGCGTACTTTTCCCGCCGCCGTTCGGCCCGGTCAGCAGCCACGCCTCGCCGGGAAACAGCTCGAACTGGATATCTGCAAGAATCGGCACGCCGCCCACATTGACCGAGACGGCTTCGAGGCGGGCGAGCGGCAGGACGGGCGAGGCAGTCACGGCAAGCAGGATAG harbors:
- a CDS encoding HAD-IIB family hydrolase → MVSLLLAFDLDGTLIPEGGLTVPQATRRALARLHALDVKIAIITGRDVPPDDVLDAARPTAVATNNGGRILLNGELHREARFDEADLRAVLAHGLDDARVIVFTVDQVYVDIPPNTPAPHWLAHRAHAPLSEAPMGSVLKVGFYHPDIRGWRDALEQSHPHLVMTGAQPPYTEFLTVTPSGADKGAALVAIAEALNIELSNTIAFGDSDNDVAMLELAGHAVQLGHLPLLHPHADEVLDGPEALGAYLDGLAEQLEQAELSAQH
- a CDS encoding ATP-binding cassette domain-containing protein gives rise to the protein MTASPVLPLARLEAVSVNVGGVPILADIQFELFPGEAWLLTGPNGGGKSTLLGLLRGDLSPTAGTRRYFLDGAWRTSAVRALRAFALVSPAQEAWFLTRDWAQTVQDVLLAGIEGDMLRLWEADADALARVSEVSRLTGVGGWLEQDFRTLSHGQRRRVLLARALMSRPKALLLDEFTDGLSVEARAELRGVLEAVAGEGVALLLATHRPEEAPALNWKHLHIGGGTVRHEAPPTVSTRTAPRLVTHPVSPIHAPALVTLEQATVYRNGHLALGPISWTWRQGQHWLITGDNGAGKSTLARLIAGEFFPALGGRVTRPFLRRDLLSERRRAIGVVGAELAIRQRREWSGFSVIASGYSGSEGFAPTLTPAQTVRVHELAARLEVTDLLTRSADTLSQGQLKRLLLARAVLHAPTLLLLDEPLDFLDAASQAAVLALLDDVRAAGTHLLVIAHRAEDAPPGLTDHLHLEQGRVRDAAISREL